The genomic DNA GCATTGTCTGCCGCTCCGTTGTCCCAGCGGGGGCTGGCGACGAGATAGTTGCCGTTGCTGAGTTCCGTCACGCCGTAACTGCCGACTGCGTCATACGCCGTCGAACCGACGAGGCTGTTGCTGGCGTCGATCACACCGCGGACTCCCGTGCTCCCATTGCCCCAAGTTACCGCCCCCGCATTGGTTTCTGTGCCATTGTCCCAATAGTAGCTAACGACAACGTAGTTACCGTTGCTAAGAGCCGTGACGTTGCCGTTGCCGATGTTGTCAGACGTGTTGGAACCGACAAGGCTGTTGCTGGCGCTGATCTCACCGCTGACTCCCGTGCTGCCATCGCCCCAGGTAACCGCTCCCACATTGAAATCCGTCCCGTCATCCCATAATGGTGACTGGACGACATAGTTGCCGTTGCTGAGCGGCGTCACCCGATGCAAGCCCAGCATGTCAAAATCGCGGGAACCGACAAGGCTGTTGCTGGCGTTGACCTCACCCTGGACTCCCGAGCTGCCGTCCCCCCAGGTAACCGCCCCAGCATTGGTCGCTGCACCGTTGTCCCAGAGGGAACTGCGGACGACATAGTTACCGTTGCTTAGTTCTGTCACGCCGCTATTGCCGACGCTGTCATCCGTCCGGGAACCGACGAGACTGTTGCTGGCGCTGACCGCGCCGCGGACTCCTGTGCTGCCGTCGCCCCAGGTCACAGCCCCTGCGTCGATCGCCGCACCGTTGTCCCAGAGGAGACTGCGGACGACATAGTTGCCGTCGGTAAGCACTGTCAAATACTCGTCGCCGACGTTGTCATCCGCCGTGGAACCGACCAGACTGTTGCTGGCGCTGACCACGCCACTGATTCCAGTGCTGCCGTCGGCCCAGGTTACCGCACCGGCGTTGGTTGCCGCACCGTTGTTCCAATGCGGGCTTTGGATCACATAGTTGCCGGTGGCAATCGCCCTCACGCCGCCGCTACCGATCCGGTCATCGTCGCCAGATCCTAGCAGCGTGCTCAGTAATTCCCCTGTCTGACCGTTAAAGAGATAGACAGCGCCTGCGTCGTTGCCGCCAGCGTCATCATAGGGGGAGGTGACGACGACGTTGCCCGACGTCAACGGCACAACGGTGGCACCAAATTGATTGCCGGTGGCTGGGTTGGGATCGACAAACTGAGCCAGCGCCATCGCGAGTGTCAGCGTGCCGCTGCCATCCCCATCGCTATCGGCTTTTAAGGTCTGCAGGCCGCCGTTCGAAAGCAGGGGAGCCGCGATGGTGATGTCGTTTGTTGCATCGAGCGAAATCGATCCGCCGCCGGTCTCGATCGAAGCCTCTGTGTTGATCGTGTCGGAAGTGATCGCCAACTGTTTGTCAGCCAGCGAAATCGAACCGTTGATGTTCACGGTATCGTCGCCCGACTGGCCATCGATGATCAGATCGGCAGCGTAATCGGAGGCGAGTCCATCGACGTTGATCTGATCGGCACCGTCCCCGGCGTTAATCGTTAATGAACCACTCGGATTCAGGAACGTTACCACTTCGCCCGCCGTCGAATCGACGGTGGTGCTTCCTGCACCGGCATCGGTCACTACGATCGTTTCGTCGACCGAACTGTAGTTCAACGTCACGTTCGTTGCATTGATCGTCGACGCGATCGGCTCGAGCCCCAAATACGAAATCGTCGGATTGCCGCTGAGGTCGATGCTGCCGCTGTGTTCATCGACAAAGTGGTAATCTGCGTCGGCGAAACTGCCGCCGCTGAGCGCTAGCGAATCGCTCCCCGCACCGCCATCGAAGTCGACTCGGTGGGCGAACTTGCCGGCGGAGTAATCGAGCGACAACACGTCGTCGCCCGCCCCTCCATTGAACAGGATCTTGCCCGAAAATGCCGCGGCGGGAACGGTGATCGTGTCGGTTCCATTGCCGGTCGCCCCGGCGATGTTGATATATCCAATCGGCTGCGGCGTCGGACTCGAGATGTCCTGGATCGTGTAGTGCGTGCCGTCGAAACTGACTTGCAGATGATCCGCCTTGCCTGCGGCAGAGACATCGCTGATCACAAGATTGTCGCCGATGATTGTAGCGCTTGTTGCCGATTCGACAGGGACTCCCGTCACCGCTGTCAGGACGACGTCATTTCCTGTGCCACCGACATACGATATTTGCAACGATTGCCCACTGACGTTGATCAGCCCACCCTCGCTCAAACCCGAAAACGTACCGACGATGGGGTCCGATAGATCGTTGTCGATGATCGTGAAGGTGCTGCCGACAACTGCCGCGTAACTTAGGTCGACGTTCAGCGTCGCGTCGTTGAGATCGATATCACCGCTGAGATTCACCTGATCGTACTGCGTCCCGACGGTGGTGCCGTTCAGATCGATATCGACTCTGTTGCCGCTGCCGACGAAGCGAACCGATTTGCCGAGCGATAGGATACCGGTCCCACCCACAGGCCCAGGGCTCAACGTCGCACTCGATCCCAACTGGATTCGGTCGTCGGCGTCGGCGTGGCTGCTGTCGATCGAACCCGAACCAGCCAACGTTGCCGAGGAGACGGCAAACTCGTTGGAATGGGACGCATCAAGTGTGGTCGTGCCATCGAAGATGACACTGCCACCTCCGATAACTCGTAGGTCGTTTTTGTCGACAGATGAAATATCGCCTCCCAGCCGAAGCGAGGAATCGACATAACTTTGCAAGAAGAAGTTGTCCCGAATGGTGTCACCAAAAACGATGTCGCCGTTCCAGGCGTTTTCGCCGATCGATGCGAGTGTGCCGCCGGAAGTGACCGTTAGCAGTTCGTCGGCGACGGTGATCGAATTCTCCAACTGCAATTTTGCGTCGTTCGACAGGCTTGTTCCGGTGGCGGGCGTGCCGTCGGCGGTTCCCAGTCCCCCAGCATCCTCGACGACCAACGAGCCGCCGGTGATCGACGTGCTGCCGGTAAAGGAGTTGCTGGCAGCAAAGACTGTCACCCCATTGCCACCGCTGACAAGATCCCCCGCACCGGAGATCGCGTCTTGGATCAGAGTCGTTCCCGATGTCGTGGTGAACGATAGATCGTGGCCATTCAGATCGATCGACCCCTGGACCGAAAACGTTCCGCTTCCTGAGTTGCCAATCAAGGCGTTGTCCGTTAGCTGGACATCGAGACCAAAGGTATTGTCCGAACCATTCGACGTGACGCCCGCGGACAGCTTCACCGCGCTGCCCGAGATCTCGTAGTTGCTGCCCGCGATCAAGATCGAACCAAATTCCGTCCCTTCTGCAAAGTCGTTGACGTTGGCCGGACGAGGCGCGTCTGCCGGGAAGACGAGGTCGTCGACAAGTCCTGGAACCGCATCTCCTTCCCAGTTCTCAGCCGTGCTCCACAGGTCGTTAGCGCCCCCGCCATCCCAAGTCGATACGGCCAACAGGCGTCGGTCTTCCAGCGATTCATGCCATAAGGTTCGTTGCATCAGCCCCCTGCGACGGGCCGCGGCGCGTTGGTGCTTGCGTTTTGACGAACCAAATAATTTGCCATGAATGCGCATTCTCAATCCCAAACTTTGATGAACCTTGCTGCCAGCTTTCAGACACCAGCCTTGCCCTCACTCTTGCGACGCAAGTTACGCAACAGTAAGCAATTCCACCGAGATACAACGATCCCGTCCCCAACGGCTGAAACCCAGGAGTCTAGTCAACATGCATCAGGGGGGGAAAGATCAACCCACACTGATTCGGAGCTTTCAGCACGAAGGTTTCCGTTTTTCTTCAACCGGCGCCGGTTGAACTTGTAGATGTGTAAACCGGAGTGACCAATTGAAGAGTCGAAGCTGAAGTGTTTGGCCCGTCGGGAATCGCTGCAGACGCTCGGCAGGCGTTGTTGCTCGCCAGTTGATAACGCAGACCAAGCCAAGGTTTCCCCGCGGCGGCGAAAGACTTGCCTGCCAACCGCCGCCTCCAACTGTGATCGCGGCGACAGTCTGTCGCACAGTTCCTCTCCATCTTTCTGCTGCAAATTTTGAACAACGCATGCAGCGTTCGACAGCAAAAATGGAAACACAAGATGCTGTTGTAAACTTGATGTAAAGGGGCGTTTACTGTTCGTCTGCCGAGTTAGTCGTTGCGGTTTGTGTGGGCTCCCACTCCGGTTGCGGCAGCTTTCTTCGAGTCTTTGAACGTTGGCGGGAAAATGAAAGGGATTCCGCAATGAAATGTTCGATAGCCATCTTTGCGGGATCGCCGATAAAACATTCAGACGGATGCTCACGAACGGAATCGACAAACATGCTGAAGTTCCATCAAAAACGATTTCAAGTAGCCGCTTGGTTCCTCTTGTCGATGGGGCTCACTTCCATCGCGCAGGGACAATTCGGGTGCGATGCCTCAAGTGGTTGCGATGCAGTTGGCTGCGGTCCCACCACAAGTTGGAGCTTCGGTGCCAAGGCTCTGTTTTTGGAACGAGCCGACGATGACGTTCGCATTTTCTCGGGAGCCAACGGCAACTTTGATTCCGACGAATTCGATTTGGGATTCCAAGCTGGCTACGAACTCAATGGTCGCTACAACCTCAACGATTCCAACGCGTTAACCGTGCGATGGATGAGCGTCGATCGATGGAGCGACAGCCATCGCGATCTGGTCGGACCGGCAGGCAACGCAACTTTGAATGCGACCGCGCCGTTCACCTTTCCCGGTGTCACGTCGATCGATGGCGTTCACACATCCGACTTACATAGTCTGGAACTTGGCATCAGTCGGCGGTTGACCGAATCGGTCCGATTGACGACCGGTTTCCGTTACCTGGAGATCGACGATCGGATCGGCTTTCGTTTAGACGCCGCAGCGACCCCAACAACCATCGACACCGCGGCGCAGAACCGATTGTACGGTGGACAGGTTGGCTTGGAATCGGAACTGTTCCGCAAAGGGAAATGGTCGCTCGACGGCTTTGGGCAGGTCGGTCTTTTCGGCAATGCCGCAAAACAATCGACATTGCTCGACACGGGAGTCGTTCAGATTCGTGACGCGGGGGACCGTGGGAAATTCTCTTTCTTGGCAGAACTCGGGCTGAATGCACGCAGAAGTCTGACCAGCCAGCTGGATCTCGTGGCGGGCTACCAAGTCATGTGGGTCACATCGGTTGCCGTCGCCTCGGATGAACTTGTGCATTCGAACTTCATCGCCCCGCACGGCGTCGACGCCTCCGACAGTGTCTTCTACCACGGAGCGACAGTGGGCTTGGAATATCACTATTAACCACCGGTGCAAACCCTGTGGTGCCTGTCCCACTCCCGAGTGCAACTTGCCGCGAACGAAAACGGTCCGCTCTCTGAGTTACCAATCGAGGCAATGAGGTTTGGCCATCGCTGCCGAGCCTCGTGATGAAGAGCTAAGCTCTCGATGCTGGATAGTTGAACTTGCTGGAGCGCCGATTCCGGTCGTCGCGTAGATGGCTACTTGGCGTTGGTCGGTTGGCCGAAGTGCTGTTGCAGGAATTCAAGCGTTTTGTTGTTCGACCAGGCGTGGCCGCCGTCGAAGAAGTCGGCTGCGACGTTGTCCGGTTTGCCCAGCAGCGTATAAACCTGTTGCAGCGTGTCAAAGCCTTCGCGGGCTCCAGCGATCGGGAAGATCCGATCGTCGACTCCATTGATCAATAGCACGGGCCGCGGCGCGTAGAGTGCAACGACATCGGCCATCTCTGCATAATGCATGATCCGCGGCAGACAGTTGCAGATGCAGTGGCGAATCGGAAAGATCGATGATCGATAGGTCGAGAATGCTCCGGCGATCATCGCCAGCTTGACCCGTTCGTCCAGCACCGGCAGGTACATCGACAGCGTTCCACCACCGGACAGCCCAGCAACGCCGATCTTGTCGGGATCGACCTCCCCATCGCGACTCTGCAGGAAATCGATCACCCGCATCGCATCCCAGCATCGCAGGCCTTGTGGGGTCATCCCCAGCAGCAACGAATCCATCGTCATCTGTGTACAGCTGCGGCGCAGACTCTTGATCCCCACGTCCTGATTCCCGGCGGTCTCATTCCAACCGCGGACGTTGATTGCCGCGGTGACGTAGCCGTGCTTGGCCAGGAAGACCGCGTAGTCGAGGCTGCTGTCTTGGATCTTTTTCGCCGCTTCGGCGCTGTCCGCTTCACCGATATAGGGAACGATCCCGCTGTGCCCGTGCAAACAGACGATCGCCGGCAGCGGCGCTGCGCGTTGATCAGGCACAAAATAATAGACCGGCGCCCAGTAGTTCGCTTCGGTGCGAACGTAGATCTTGTGTCGAGTGAACGTTTCGAATTTCTTCTCTTCGGCCCACTTCACTTCCAATGGAACCCGCTCGGGCATCTTGCCCAACAGATCGACGACAACCTCCTGCAGACCCTGTTGCCATTGCTGATGTTCAGCCACCGTTTCCGCTTGCCATCGCATCGTCGGTTCGGCGCTATCGGCTAGCTGAGCAAAACTGCCGGCGATCTGATGCGGCACCTGCACCGCCGCCGGTTCCTCCGCATGCAGTGACTGCGGCGTTGCTGTGAATTGGCCGCCGGCGAGCAGACTGATTCCCGTCAGCAGGGAGATGGCGAAGCGGATGGCTGGGCGAGTGGTTTGATTCATCGAAAATTCCTACGCTGGGAGTGTCTTTTGTCGTTGCATGCGACCAATTGCTGGGCACAAGCCTGACACGTCCGGCGTCAACTTTCAAGCGTCGGGCGAAATCGTCGCCACGTCGACGCTGACATCCATCCGGTTCTTGCCACCGCCGATGAAGACGCCTTGGATCGGGCAGAGATCGCTGTAGTCCTGCCCCCAGCCGATTGTGATGTGATCGGTGGCAGGGATCATGTTATTCGTCGGATCGAAATCGACCCAACCGATCTCGTCGCCACAATACAGCGACAACCAAGCGTGCGATTGGTCGTTGCCGATCAACCGCTCTTTGCCCGGCGGAGGCAGCGTTCGCAGGTATCCGCTGACGTAGCGAGAGGCCAGACCGATCGATCGCAAGCAGGCGATTTGCAGGTGGGCAAAGTCTTGGCAGACGCCCGCTCGTTGCTTGAAGACGACGTCGACAGGCGTGCTGACCGTGGTCGCTCGCGGATCGTACTTAAAGTCTTCGAAGATCCGCCGCGTTAAATCGAGCCCCGCTTCAACGATCGGCCGTCCCTTGGTGAAACTGGCCAACGTATATTCAGTGTACGCCGGATCGCGTGGCACGATCCGCGAGGCAAACGAAAACTGATACGCCGATAGGCTCAATTCGTCGCGACGTTTGGCGATGCCCTGCGCGACATCCTCCCACGGCGGCGACGCGGTAAAGGCGGGCGGCCGCGTGATCGGACGGACCTCGACATTGCTGGTCGCGGTCACAGTCAAGCTGCGATGCGGTTCTTGGATCGAAAAGTAATCGACGCGATTGCCGAAATAATCTTTCTGGCACGTCGACGCAAACGCATCCGGCTTGATCAACAAATGGAAGTTGGTCACCGTTTGCTGTGGCAGCGAACGCGCGGCGAGATGGATCTTGTTGTGACAAACTCCAACCGGCTGGCTGTAGTTGTATTTTGTGGTGTGGGTGATCCGGTACTTCATGGCTTGCTCATCCGCACTTGGTCGATCGATGTCAGTAGTCGCGATGGGCCGGCGTGTACCATGTATTTGTTGGTAATCGCTTGGGACAGTTGCGGCAGGTGCAGTTCCAGTTTTCCGAACACTTCGACCAGCTCCCGTCGGCGGTCCTCGGAGTGATTTTCGCCGATCGCTTCGATATCTAACATCCGTACCGCGTATAACGCCGACAGCAGCATCCGCTGCTCGCTGCTGGTCGGTTGCGATTCGGTCCGCGGCAGCCGATCGACATGATCTTTAATCCGCAGCAATTGGTAGACGACGCTGCGTGGGTTGGTCTCATCGGTTAACAACAAATCGAGTACCGGTACCTCGTTCAAGTTCGATAGGTAGCGGTAACGGTAGGTCATCAGGCTGTCGCAAACCTGCAGCAACGCTTCGAGCATCTCGCCGGTGATCTCTTGTCCGACCGAGAAACAGTTGTTCAACAGCGACGTCGTTTGCGTGGCCCGTTCGATCCGCAAGCCGAGGTCCATGAAGTGGAACGCTTGGGTGCGCGTCATGCTCTCGGACATCATGCCGATAAAGGCGACGAGATCGACGATCAATTCGTTCGACATGTTCAAGAGATCGGTGAGATCCCACGTCCCCGTCGCGGGTGCCCGGAACTGTTCGTCGACTCGAACCAGAACACGCCAGCTGTCAGCTGACAGACGATCGCGGACCCGCGATGCGGTTCTGTAGGTCGCGGCCAGCATCGATCGCAGCGAACCCGATGCGGTGGCGTCAAAGGTCGAAATTGGCAGGTTTTCTTCGATCGCAGGCAACTGTTGGCGAATTCCTTCGACGACAAACCCCGGTTCGATCTGACCTTGATCGGCCATCGTCCGCAGCAGCATCGGCAGTTCCGAACGCAGATGGCTCGCCGATTCGCTGGTCAATCGCATCGTCACCGCACGCAGCAACCGGGCTGCCGAATCGGCCCGTTCCACTTGGCGTCCGAGCCAATAAATGTCATCGGCCACGCGACTGGGCAGGTCATCACCACTGCGCCGCAGCTTGACCGGTTCGTGCCGGCCTTGGAACAGACTGTCGTGCTGCGGTGGCTCTTTGCCTTGGATCCAAATGTCTTTGCTCCCCTCGCCGGAGACCAAAGACATCTCCAACGAACCGAGCTCGGTCGACGTTCGCGCTAGCCCGCCATGCATGACTTCAAACGAATCGCCCGACGCGATCATATACGCTCGCATCGCGAGATAAGCCGCCGAGACGTTGCCGCCGCCCCAGTTGGGCATCGTCGATCGAACGACCCGCTCCTGACCGACAAATTCGGACGGCCGCGCCTTGATCCGTTCGGCCAATTGATCGTTGGGCAATTGCTTCAGGTGTTCGGTCACCTGACGTTCGTGGCCCCGTTGGCGGAAGGCGCGTTTGATCACCAAGCGATCGAGATTGGCGAGCACATATTCGCGGCCGACCGCATCGCCGCACCACCATGTCGCCACGCTGGATAACTTAAGATCCTCGCCTAACAATGTCTTGCACAGAGCCCCGATGTAGGCCATGAAAATCGGCGACTCGACCAAACCGCAGCCCAGCGGATTCGTGATCGCAACGTTTCCAGCCGCTGCCGCGTCGACGAGTCCCGCGATCGCACCGGGAGAACTGGACGGCAGTTCCAGCGAGTCGCAGTCGACGGTATTGGGTCGCCGCAAAATCACGTCGACCGGATACAAACCGCCCAGCGTTTTCATCCAGACACAGCGATCGCGGACTGCCAGATCGGCCCCTTCGACAAGCGTGTAACCGAGGTAGCGGGAAAGGTAAGCGTCTTCGAAATAGTTTTCGCTCGACGGCCCTTGGCTCAGCAGCACGATCCGCGGATTGTCTTTATGCCGCGTCGCGATCCGGCGGCAGGTCTCCCGCAGGGCGCGAAAGTAGGGAGCGAGTCGCTGGACGTTGCAGGCTCG from Rosistilla oblonga includes the following:
- a CDS encoding alpha/beta hydrolase family protein, which produces MNQTTRPAIRFAISLLTGISLLAGGQFTATPQSLHAEEPAAVQVPHQIAGSFAQLADSAEPTMRWQAETVAEHQQWQQGLQEVVVDLLGKMPERVPLEVKWAEEKKFETFTRHKIYVRTEANYWAPVYYFVPDQRAAPLPAIVCLHGHSGIVPYIGEADSAEAAKKIQDSSLDYAVFLAKHGYVTAAINVRGWNETAGNQDVGIKSLRRSCTQMTMDSLLLGMTPQGLRCWDAMRVIDFLQSRDGEVDPDKIGVAGLSGGGTLSMYLPVLDERVKLAMIAGAFSTYRSSIFPIRHCICNCLPRIMHYAEMADVVALYAPRPVLLINGVDDRIFPIAGAREGFDTLQQVYTLLGKPDNVAADFFDGGHAWSNNKTLEFLQQHFGQPTNAK
- a CDS encoding Lpg1974 family pore-forming outer membrane protein; the protein is MGLTSIAQGQFGCDASSGCDAVGCGPTTSWSFGAKALFLERADDDVRIFSGANGNFDSDEFDLGFQAGYELNGRYNLNDSNALTVRWMSVDRWSDSHRDLVGPAGNATLNATAPFTFPGVTSIDGVHTSDLHSLELGISRRLTESVRLTTGFRYLEIDDRIGFRLDAAATPTTIDTAAQNRLYGGQVGLESELFRKGKWSLDGFGQVGLFGNAAKQSTLLDTGVVQIRDAGDRGKFSFLAELGLNARRSLTSQLDLVAGYQVMWVTSVAVASDELVHSNFIAPHGVDASDSVFYHGATVGLEYHY
- a CDS encoding circularly permuted type 2 ATP-grasp protein, whose product is MQTQQQGSLPDPQTAAVISVFAGYSPPVGSYDELFAAPQQMRSHWKRFAAAINRVGNEEMLRRWTQAKRLIHENGVTYGAYGDPLDKPRPWELDALPLIIPQKEWGNLSDGLQQRAKVLELTLADLYGPKKLIRDGVLPPEIIFAHPGFHTTLHNLKPSMGRYLHSYAADLGRAPDGGWWLLADRTEAPSGAGYALENRVVESRMLPEGFRACNVQRLAPYFRALRETCRRIATRHKDNPRIVLLSQGPSSENYFEDAYLSRYLGYTLVEGADLAVRDRCVWMKTLGGLYPVDVILRRPNTVDCDSLELPSSSPGAIAGLVDAAAAGNVAITNPLGCGLVESPIFMAYIGALCKTLLGEDLKLSSVATWWCGDAVGREYVLANLDRLVIKRAFRQRGHERQVTEHLKQLPNDQLAERIKARPSEFVGQERVVRSTMPNWGGGNVSAAYLAMRAYMIASGDSFEVMHGGLARTSTELGSLEMSLVSGEGSKDIWIQGKEPPQHDSLFQGRHEPVKLRRSGDDLPSRVADDIYWLGRQVERADSAARLLRAVTMRLTSESASHLRSELPMLLRTMADQGQIEPGFVVEGIRQQLPAIEENLPISTFDATASGSLRSMLAATYRTASRVRDRLSADSWRVLVRVDEQFRAPATGTWDLTDLLNMSNELIVDLVAFIGMMSESMTRTQAFHFMDLGLRIERATQTTSLLNNCFSVGQEITGEMLEALLQVCDSLMTYRYRYLSNLNEVPVLDLLLTDETNPRSVVYQLLRIKDHVDRLPRTESQPTSSEQRMLLSALYAVRMLDIEAIGENHSEDRRRELVEVFGKLELHLPQLSQAITNKYMVHAGPSRLLTSIDQVRMSKP
- a CDS encoding transglutaminase family protein translates to MKYRITHTTKYNYSQPVGVCHNKIHLAARSLPQQTVTNFHLLIKPDAFASTCQKDYFGNRVDYFSIQEPHRSLTVTATSNVEVRPITRPPAFTASPPWEDVAQGIAKRRDELSLSAYQFSFASRIVPRDPAYTEYTLASFTKGRPIVEAGLDLTRRIFEDFKYDPRATTVSTPVDVVFKQRAGVCQDFAHLQIACLRSIGLASRYVSGYLRTLPPPGKERLIGNDQSHAWLSLYCGDEIGWVDFDPTNNMIPATDHITIGWGQDYSDLCPIQGVFIGGGKNRMDVSVDVATISPDA